A region from the Andrena cerasifolii isolate SP2316 chromosome 11, iyAndCera1_principal, whole genome shotgun sequence genome encodes:
- the LOC143374574 gene encoding uncharacterized protein LOC143374574 isoform X1: MSQMGADGSGTCENDMSASKSSSLLRLNQEDRRASVDWQDQDTDSEISETDFLTKGAFLLTPSHELSIEKAATICEKMNFRGAFSLTKTATGILFKFSNIDDFQAVYKKGFHKVTGARFYKKVAIPCRPAKTFTVYVLDVPEELPEEDIRHALYKYRSVVEITRLPLNTGNVMKAINDKLKNDAHHQNEPATIYTGPPVVRVTLASVEETSTLLSRGLDFYGATYFPTETPHSAVQPLGKYKNNRWLELAAIGAGQRVRDLLPVFDNAGFNKLSPPASRLIKPQKN, from the exons ATGTCTCAGATGGGAGCAGACGGCAGTGGCACGTGCGAGAACGACATGTCTGCGTCGAAAAGTAGCTCGCTGTTGCGGCTGAATCAGGAGGACAGGCGTGCGTCCGTCGATTGGCAGGATCAGGACACCGATTCTGAGATCAGCGAGACCGATTTTCTGACGAAGGGGGCCTTTCTCTTGACGCCCAGCCACGAGCTCAGCATCGAGAAGGCGGCTACTATTTGTGAGAAGATGAACTTTCG TGGCGCGTTCTCCCTGACGAAGACGGCCACCGGTATACTCTTCAAGTTCAGCAACATCGACGATTTTCAGGCGGTCTACAAAAAGGGCTTCCACAAAGTCACCGGGGCACGCTTCTACAAGAAG GTCGCCATACCCTGCAGACCCGCAAAGACATTCACGGTCTACGTTTTGGACGTACCTGAAGAATTACCCGAAGAGGATATTAGGCACGCTCTCTACAAGTACCGGTCCGTGGTTGAAATTACGCGGCTGCCCCTCAACACGGGCAACGTCA TGAAAGCGATCAACGACAAGCTGAAAAACGATGCCCACCACCAGAACGAGCCGGCGACGATTTACACAGGGCCGCCGGTTGTAAGGGTCACCCTGGCCAGCGTGGAGGAGACCTCGACGCTGTTGAGCCGCGGCCTGGATTTTTATGGGGCCACATATTTCCCCACCGAAACGCCCCACTCGGCTGTTCAACCCCTCGGCAAATACAAAAACAACAG GTGGCTCGAGCTGGCAGCCATCGGCGCCGGACAAAGAGTCAGGGACCTACTTCCGGTCTTCGACAACGCTGGCTTCAACAAATTGTCACCTCCGGCCAGTCGGCTGATAAAGCCGCAAAAAAACTGA
- the LOC143374574 gene encoding uncharacterized protein LOC143374574 isoform X2, which produces MSQMGADGSGTCENDMSASKSSSLLRLNQEDRRASVDWQDQDTDSEISETDFLTKGAFLLTPSHELSIEKAATICEKMNFRGAFSLTKTATGILFKFSNIDDFQAVYKKGFHKVTGARFYKKVAIPCRPAKTFTVYVLDVPEELPEEDIRHALYKYRSVVEITRLPLNTGNVMKAINDKLKNDAHHQNEPATIYTGPPVVRVTLASVEETSTLLSRGLDFYGATYFPTETPHSAVQPLGKYKNNRSAEEGQVSVKV; this is translated from the exons ATGTCTCAGATGGGAGCAGACGGCAGTGGCACGTGCGAGAACGACATGTCTGCGTCGAAAAGTAGCTCGCTGTTGCGGCTGAATCAGGAGGACAGGCGTGCGTCCGTCGATTGGCAGGATCAGGACACCGATTCTGAGATCAGCGAGACCGATTTTCTGACGAAGGGGGCCTTTCTCTTGACGCCCAGCCACGAGCTCAGCATCGAGAAGGCGGCTACTATTTGTGAGAAGATGAACTTTCG TGGCGCGTTCTCCCTGACGAAGACGGCCACCGGTATACTCTTCAAGTTCAGCAACATCGACGATTTTCAGGCGGTCTACAAAAAGGGCTTCCACAAAGTCACCGGGGCACGCTTCTACAAGAAG GTCGCCATACCCTGCAGACCCGCAAAGACATTCACGGTCTACGTTTTGGACGTACCTGAAGAATTACCCGAAGAGGATATTAGGCACGCTCTCTACAAGTACCGGTCCGTGGTTGAAATTACGCGGCTGCCCCTCAACACGGGCAACGTCA TGAAAGCGATCAACGACAAGCTGAAAAACGATGCCCACCACCAGAACGAGCCGGCGACGATTTACACAGGGCCGCCGGTTGTAAGGGTCACCCTGGCCAGCGTGGAGGAGACCTCGACGCTGTTGAGCCGCGGCCTGGATTTTTATGGGGCCACATATTTCCCCACCGAAACGCCCCACTCGGCTGTTCAACCCCTCGGCAAATACAAAAACAACAG AAGCGCAGAAGAGGGCCAAGTATCTGTTAAAGTGTAG